A window of Formosa sp. Hel1_31_208 contains these coding sequences:
- a CDS encoding TolC family protein, translated as MKKLVSIVIVLITMSLQAQNKKWTLIECVEYALENNISVKQSELDVKSAEIDKLTATGNFLPSISASSSVNENTGLSFNPVTNNAQTTTFLSASGRINVGYTLFDGLRNIRTMQRAEISKLASQYRLDKMKDDISLFVANGYLQIILNKANLEVLKSQNEVTKEQINRTEQLVEAGSLPRGDLLEIQATDASEKQNIVNAENAVQISLISLAQLLLIKDYENFDIEDEGYDVVDLGISNKTATEIIQAARESRSEIKIAEQNVELAEKDLQIAKGSYYPTLSAFFGYDTRFTDATSFRQSIDPDNPFSTQQIGTVEDTGQAVVADFPNTITTETTADPFIDQLSQNDGIGYGLQLSIPIFNGFATRANVKRTKVNLERSRFQLEQAELDLESTVYQAYVDAKGSLKSYEAAQLALQSQQLAYDYAKERYDVGLTNAFDFSQSKLRYDNARIEVNRSKYDYIFKLKVLELYFGIPATELKF; from the coding sequence ATGAAAAAACTAGTCAGCATAGTTATTGTTTTAATAACAATGAGCTTACAAGCTCAAAATAAAAAATGGACACTCATCGAATGTGTTGAGTACGCCTTAGAGAATAACATCTCAGTCAAACAAAGTGAATTGGATGTTAAATCTGCAGAAATAGATAAATTGACTGCGACAGGTAATTTTTTGCCAAGTATAAGCGCCAGTAGTAGTGTTAACGAAAATACGGGACTTAGTTTTAACCCAGTAACCAATAACGCCCAAACCACAACGTTTTTGTCGGCATCAGGCAGAATTAATGTTGGATATACACTATTTGATGGATTAAGAAATATTAGAACCATGCAACGGGCTGAAATTTCTAAACTAGCAAGTCAATATCGTTTGGATAAAATGAAAGATGATATTTCACTTTTTGTGGCAAATGGATATCTCCAGATTATTTTAAATAAAGCCAATTTGGAAGTACTTAAATCCCAAAATGAGGTAACCAAAGAACAGATTAATCGAACTGAACAATTAGTTGAAGCAGGTTCTTTGCCTCGTGGTGATTTATTGGAGATTCAAGCAACTGATGCAAGTGAAAAACAAAATATTGTAAATGCTGAAAATGCTGTGCAGATCTCTTTAATCAGTTTGGCTCAATTGTTATTAATTAAAGACTATGAGAATTTTGATATTGAAGATGAAGGCTATGATGTTGTAGACTTAGGAATCTCTAATAAAACTGCTACGGAAATTATTCAAGCGGCAAGAGAGAGTCGTTCAGAAATCAAAATAGCTGAGCAAAATGTTGAATTGGCAGAAAAAGATTTACAAATAGCAAAAGGGAGTTATTATCCTACCCTATCGGCATTTTTTGGTTATGATACCCGATTTACTGATGCGACTTCTTTTAGACAATCTATAGATCCAGATAACCCATTCTCAACACAACAAATAGGTACTGTTGAAGATACTGGTCAGGCGGTAGTTGCAGACTTTCCGAATACCATTACGACTGAAACCACTGCAGATCCATTTATAGATCAGTTATCTCAAAATGATGGTATTGGATATGGACTTCAATTAAGTATCCCCATTTTTAACGGTTTTGCCACCCGAGCAAACGTCAAAAGGACTAAAGTAAATTTAGAACGTTCACGATTTCAGTTAGAGCAAGCAGAGTTAGATTTGGAGTCTACCGTTTATCAAGCTTATGTAGATGCTAAAGGGTCTTTGAAATCTTATGAAGCAGCACAATTGGCTTTACAATCTCAACAATTAGCTTATGATTATGCTAAAGAACGCTATGATGTTGGCTTAACAAATGCATTTGATTTTAGTCAATCTAAGCTAAGATATGATAATGCAAGAATAGAAGTAAATCGTTCAAAATACGATTATATATTTAAGTTGAAGGTTCTCGAATTATATTTCGGAATTCCTGCAACTGAATTAAAGTTTTAA
- a CDS encoding ABC transporter permease, translating into MFNKDRWIEILEALTANKFRTFLTAFGVFWGITILVLLLALTNGLKNGVEAGFSDFATNSMFTWVQRTSIPYKGLPKGRRFNYKLEDVDAIKAEFPELKYVSPRNSLGGYRGGNNVTRGTKIGAFQIYGDYPEFINQLPMDILQGRFVSYSDINAKRKTCVIGVDVVRSLYDKEEDVIGSYIKINGVNFMVVGTFKNPNSQGDKEEEANTIYIPFTTFSQAFNYGDRVSWMAITAHDNYNITNIKDRVFSFLKTRHTVHPNDERAFGHRDISEQFAKVNGLFSILTVVGYFVGTLILMSGIIGISNIMLIVVKERTKEIGVRRALGATPWSIKAQILQESLILTILSGMVGVAFAGGVIWIMNYVLTTSGPIENFANPSVGMPVVFTALTILVVSGVLAGLIPANSATKMKPVDALRIE; encoded by the coding sequence ATGTTTAATAAAGATCGTTGGATTGAAATATTAGAGGCCTTGACAGCCAATAAATTTAGAACATTTCTAACAGCATTTGGTGTGTTTTGGGGGATAACTATTCTCGTATTATTACTTGCCTTGACTAATGGATTGAAAAATGGTGTTGAAGCTGGTTTTAGCGATTTTGCAACGAATTCGATGTTCACATGGGTACAACGCACGTCGATTCCTTACAAAGGTCTACCTAAAGGAAGAAGATTTAACTATAAACTGGAAGATGTTGATGCCATAAAAGCTGAATTTCCAGAACTTAAATATGTGTCTCCAAGGAATTCTCTTGGTGGTTATAGAGGTGGAAATAATGTGACCAGAGGGACCAAAATAGGCGCCTTTCAAATTTATGGTGATTATCCGGAATTCATTAATCAACTTCCAATGGATATCCTTCAAGGACGATTTGTTAGTTATTCGGATATCAATGCGAAACGAAAAACATGTGTTATTGGTGTTGATGTAGTGAGATCACTTTATGATAAAGAAGAGGATGTCATTGGGTCTTATATCAAAATTAATGGTGTCAACTTTATGGTTGTAGGAACTTTTAAAAATCCAAATAGCCAAGGAGATAAAGAGGAAGAAGCGAATACTATCTACATTCCGTTTACAACCTTTAGTCAAGCTTTTAACTATGGCGATCGTGTAAGTTGGATGGCCATTACAGCTCATGACAATTATAATATTACCAATATAAAAGACAGGGTTTTTAGTTTTTTAAAAACAAGACATACAGTACACCCTAATGATGAGCGCGCTTTTGGTCATAGAGATATATCAGAACAATTTGCGAAAGTAAATGGGTTATTCAGCATTCTAACTGTTGTAGGGTATTTTGTTGGGACACTTATTTTAATGTCCGGTATAATTGGAATAAGTAATATTATGCTTATTGTGGTGAAAGAGCGGACTAAAGAAATAGGTGTGCGACGAGCTTTAGGCGCAACACCATGGAGTATAAAAGCTCAAATCCTTCAAGAAAGTTTAATCTTAACCATCTTATCTGGAATGGTAGGTGTTGCTTTTGCAGGTGGTGTGATTTGGATAATGAATTATGTGTTAACCACGAGTGGTCCAATTGAAAATTTTGCAAATCCAAGTGTAGGTATGCCAGTAGTGTTTACTGCACTTACAATATTAGTTGTTTCTGGCGTATTGGCGGGTTTAATTCCTGCTAATAGTGCAACTAAAATGAAACCTGTAGACGCTTTAAGAATTGAATAA
- a CDS encoding NifU family protein, translated as MDKYSISIKETSNPAIIKFEADKFLTQHQSFEFNNIDEAKSSPLAQQLFYLPFVKKVYISSNFIAIERFNIIEWVDVQNEVSEQIETYINSGETIVNTSEVKKKTPVTVYAESTPNPSVLKFVANKKLVTSSHEFTSIDDTKYAPLAAELFHFPFVKSVFIDENFVSITKFDVAEWNDITMELREFIRVFVENGKEIISANAPQPVEKTEAYLNNKFEQHDDISKEIINILEEYIKPAVASDGGNIEFQSYDPESKKVKVILQGACSGCPSSTFTLKNGIENMLKEMLKDKVDTVEAVNG; from the coding sequence ATGGATAAGTATTCAATCTCTATAAAAGAAACCAGTAACCCAGCAATCATAAAGTTTGAAGCTGATAAGTTTCTAACACAACATCAAAGCTTTGAGTTTAATAATATTGACGAGGCTAAATCATCACCTTTAGCGCAACAATTGTTTTATTTACCGTTTGTAAAAAAGGTATACATCTCAAGTAACTTCATAGCTATTGAGCGCTTTAACATCATCGAATGGGTTGATGTTCAGAATGAAGTTTCGGAACAAATCGAAACCTATATTAATTCAGGCGAAACCATTGTTAATACTTCCGAAGTAAAAAAGAAAACTCCTGTAACGGTTTATGCCGAGAGCACCCCAAATCCATCAGTTTTGAAATTCGTTGCCAATAAAAAATTAGTAACAAGTTCACATGAGTTCACTTCGATTGACGACACTAAATACGCACCATTGGCCGCAGAATTATTTCATTTTCCGTTTGTTAAGAGTGTTTTTATAGATGAAAATTTTGTGTCCATTACAAAATTTGATGTGGCCGAATGGAATGATATCACAATGGAACTCCGTGAATTTATCAGAGTTTTTGTAGAAAATGGAAAGGAAATTATTAGTGCGAATGCACCACAGCCCGTTGAAAAAACAGAAGCCTATTTGAATAATAAATTCGAACAACATGATGACATTTCAAAAGAGATTATTAATATTCTTGAAGAATACATTAAGCCAGCAGTCGCTAGTGATGGAGGAAACATTGAATTTCAGTCTTACGATCCCGAGTCTAAAAAGGTAAAAGTTATTCTTCAAGGTGCCTGTAGTGGCTGTCCTTCATCTACCTTCACACTTAAAAATGGTATTGAAAATATGCTCAAGGAAATGTTGAAAGATAAAGTTGACACCGTTGAAGCTGTAAATGGTTAA
- the tsaB gene encoding tRNA (adenosine(37)-N6)-threonylcarbamoyltransferase complex dimerization subunit type 1 TsaB, producing MSYILSIETSTTNCSVSLSKDGETLVLKEDKNLNYSHAESLHLFIDEVLKSATIQKSEIDAIAVSKGPGSYTGLRIGVSAAKGLCYALEIPLISISTLEALAHQVEFDDGLVVSMLDARRLEVFSAIYDCSYSLVRPIEAQILDKFSFENYLNKGKVYFVGNGVEKTKTLIQHPDAIFVNDKLPSANEMSSLAYAKYKKSDIEDVAYFEPFYLKDFIAIKPKS from the coding sequence ATGTCTTATATATTAAGCATAGAAACATCAACTACAAATTGTTCAGTCTCTCTATCTAAGGATGGGGAGACTTTGGTTTTAAAGGAAGACAAGAACCTTAATTATTCTCACGCAGAATCGTTGCACCTATTTATAGATGAGGTTCTTAAGTCTGCAACTATTCAAAAAAGCGAAATTGATGCTATAGCTGTGAGTAAAGGACCAGGTTCTTATACTGGTTTAAGAATAGGCGTTTCTGCAGCTAAAGGTTTGTGTTATGCTCTTGAAATACCCTTGATTTCTATTTCTACATTAGAGGCTTTGGCACATCAGGTTGAATTTGACGACGGATTAGTTGTATCCATGCTTGATGCAAGACGTCTTGAGGTGTTTTCTGCTATTTATGACTGTTCCTATAGTTTAGTTAGACCTATAGAGGCGCAAATACTCGATAAGTTTTCATTTGAGAATTATTTAAATAAGGGGAAAGTATATTTCGTAGGCAACGGTGTCGAGAAAACAAAAACCTTAATTCAGCATCCTGATGCAATATTTGTTAATGACAAATTGCCTTCGGCAAATGAGATGAGTTCTTTGGCTTATGCGAAATATAAAAAAAGCGACATCGAAGATGTCGCCTATTTTGAGCCATTTTATCTAAAAGATTTCATTGCAATAAAACCTAAATCTTAG
- a CDS encoding efflux RND transporter periplasmic adaptor subunit, with product MTKRTKIIIGVVVLLMLALVVGSKMGLFGKKGNFKQVNVEKVALVDIVETVSATGKIYPEVEVSISSEVSGEILDLPFKEGQQVKKGDLLVRVNPDLIQSALNRSQATYQNIRAGLDQAEASLKEAKANYDRSKTLFERGVISKADWDRAIAAYETAEAAKNSAFYSVKSAAATVNEAQDNLSRTTIYAPMDGTISLLNVELGERVVGTQQMAGTEILRVANLNNMEVEVDVNENDIVKVQIGDSTIVEVDAYLKKEFKGVVTEIANSAAGSLTADQVTNFRVKVRILEESYQDLIEGKPDSYSPFRPGMTATVDVITDKRNKTVAVPISSIVIKTDTSSVKKTWKKSASEQIKPENEEKFECVFVNDNGVAKLKVVKTGIQDDTNIEIISGLEEGEEIITGPYNLVSKTLKSGDKIEKIGDKPNEKEAPTEE from the coding sequence ATGACTAAAAGAACAAAAATTATTATTGGAGTTGTAGTTCTATTAATGCTTGCTTTAGTAGTAGGATCAAAAATGGGGCTCTTTGGTAAAAAAGGAAACTTTAAACAAGTAAATGTGGAGAAAGTGGCCTTAGTAGATATTGTTGAGACCGTATCTGCTACGGGGAAAATTTACCCTGAAGTTGAAGTTTCAATATCTAGTGAAGTTTCTGGTGAGATATTAGATCTTCCATTCAAGGAAGGACAACAAGTTAAAAAAGGAGATTTGTTAGTACGAGTAAATCCTGATTTAATTCAATCAGCACTCAATAGATCTCAAGCCACTTATCAAAATATTAGAGCAGGATTAGATCAAGCCGAGGCATCCTTAAAAGAAGCTAAAGCAAATTACGATAGAAGTAAAACTCTTTTTGAAAGAGGTGTCATATCCAAAGCAGATTGGGATCGAGCGATTGCTGCCTATGAAACAGCGGAAGCAGCTAAAAACTCAGCCTTTTACAGTGTTAAAAGTGCCGCTGCAACAGTTAACGAAGCTCAAGACAACCTGAGTCGTACTACGATTTATGCACCAATGGATGGGACTATATCGTTACTTAATGTAGAATTAGGAGAACGTGTTGTAGGAACGCAACAAATGGCAGGAACTGAGATTTTAAGAGTAGCAAATCTCAATAATATGGAGGTTGAGGTTGATGTTAATGAAAATGATATAGTTAAAGTCCAAATTGGAGATTCTACTATTGTTGAAGTTGATGCCTATTTGAAAAAAGAATTCAAGGGCGTGGTTACTGAAATAGCAAATTCTGCTGCTGGTAGCCTAACCGCCGATCAGGTGACCAATTTTAGAGTAAAAGTTAGAATTTTAGAGGAATCGTATCAAGACCTGATAGAAGGAAAACCTGATAGTTATTCACCATTTAGACCTGGTATGACTGCTACAGTAGATGTTATAACAGATAAAAGAAATAAGACAGTGGCTGTTCCAATTAGCTCTATTGTAATCAAAACAGATACGTCTTCAGTTAAAAAAACATGGAAGAAGTCAGCCTCAGAACAGATTAAGCCAGAAAACGAAGAGAAGTTTGAATGTGTGTTTGTTAATGATAATGGAGTGGCTAAATTAAAAGTGGTTAAAACAGGTATTCAGGATGATACTAATATTGAAATTATTTCAGGATTAGAAGAAGGTGAAGAGATTATTACGGGGCCTTATAACCTTGTGTCAAAAACATTGAAATCTGGTGATAAAATCGAAAAGATAGGTGATAAACCTAACGAAAAAGAAGCACCAACAGAAGAATAA
- a CDS encoding dodecin family protein, with protein MAVLKVIEVLSNSEKSWEDATRKAVKQASKSVKNIRSVYVQDQSAIVNGDDVTEFRVNVKLTFEVK; from the coding sequence ATGGCAGTATTAAAAGTTATTGAAGTTTTATCCAACTCTGAAAAAAGCTGGGAAGATGCAACTCGTAAAGCAGTTAAACAAGCCTCGAAAAGTGTAAAAAATATTCGATCTGTTTATGTTCAAGATCAAAGCGCTATCGTCAATGGCGACGACGTCACTGAATTTCGAGTAAATGTTAAATTAACTTTCGAAGTAAAATAA
- a CDS encoding ABC transporter ATP-binding protein, giving the protein MIQIKDLHKSYHMGSNSLHVLKGINFNVKEGELVSIMGSSGSGKSTLLNILGMLDEADEGSYILDGVPIKNLNEKVAARYRNKFLGFIFQSFNLINYKSALDNVAMPLYYQGLKRKERIEKAQHYLEKVGLAEWSHHLPSELSGGQKQRVAIARALASDPKVLLADEPTGALDSVTSHEVMDLIQGINDEGKTILIVTHEPDIAQMTKRIVNLKDGIIIDDSPVNQIRAKTYV; this is encoded by the coding sequence ATGATTCAAATTAAAGATTTACATAAATCTTATCATATGGGAAGCAACTCGCTTCACGTTTTAAAGGGCATTAATTTTAATGTCAAAGAAGGCGAACTCGTATCCATAATGGGATCTTCAGGATCTGGCAAATCTACGTTACTGAATATCTTAGGGATGTTAGATGAGGCAGATGAAGGAAGTTATATTCTAGACGGCGTTCCAATTAAGAATCTAAATGAAAAGGTAGCTGCGCGATATAGAAATAAATTTTTGGGTTTTATTTTTCAATCCTTTAATTTAATTAATTATAAATCTGCATTAGATAATGTAGCCATGCCGCTCTATTATCAAGGACTAAAGCGTAAAGAACGTATAGAAAAAGCACAGCATTATCTTGAAAAAGTAGGTTTGGCAGAATGGTCTCATCACTTGCCAAGTGAATTATCTGGCGGACAAAAACAGCGTGTTGCCATTGCTAGAGCATTAGCAAGTGACCCAAAAGTATTATTAGCAGATGAGCCAACGGGTGCCCTGGATTCTGTAACCTCACATGAGGTAATGGATCTAATACAAGGTATAAATGATGAAGGTAAAACGATACTTATTGTAACGCATGAACCAGACATTGCACAGATGACAAAGCGCATTGTGAATCTTAAGGATGGTATTATTATCGATGATAGCCCTGTAAATCAGATTAGAGCAAAAACCTATGTTTAA
- a CDS encoding mechanosensitive ion channel family protein: protein MDLQKWVDKSYDLIIDFGPKVIGAIIIWIIGSWVIKTLLKALRKAMEKRDYDESLKKFLFNLLNWALKIVLIVVVLGTVGVETTSFAAILAAAGLAIGLALQGSLANFAGGVLIMVFKPIRIGDLVEAQGEIGVVKEIEIFTTKLIGLSNREIIIPNAALSNGNIINYSTEGTRRVDLVFGVGYDSDIKKTKEVLMNVLTAHSKILKDPAPTVNVMELADSSINFAVRPWCNTEHYWEVYFEVTEQTKEALDAAGIEIPFPHQVEIQKQG, encoded by the coding sequence ATGGATTTACAAAAATGGGTAGATAAAAGCTATGATCTCATTATAGACTTCGGGCCAAAAGTGATAGGTGCGATAATTATATGGATTATTGGTTCTTGGGTTATTAAAACCTTATTAAAAGCACTGCGAAAAGCAATGGAAAAAAGGGACTATGACGAAAGTCTTAAAAAGTTTCTTTTCAACCTTTTAAATTGGGCTTTAAAGATTGTTTTAATAGTAGTCGTACTTGGAACTGTTGGCGTAGAAACTACTTCATTTGCAGCTATCCTCGCTGCTGCTGGTCTTGCCATAGGTTTAGCACTACAAGGTTCGCTCGCTAATTTTGCCGGAGGTGTTTTAATTATGGTATTTAAACCAATTAGAATTGGTGATCTAGTAGAAGCACAGGGAGAAATAGGTGTTGTAAAAGAAATTGAAATTTTTACAACTAAACTTATAGGGCTTTCTAACAGAGAGATTATAATTCCTAATGCAGCACTTTCCAACGGCAATATTATCAATTATTCCACTGAAGGCACAAGACGTGTAGATCTCGTGTTTGGTGTTGGTTATGATTCTGACATAAAAAAAACCAAAGAAGTTTTAATGAACGTATTAACCGCCCATTCAAAAATACTAAAAGACCCTGCCCCAACTGTAAATGTTATGGAATTAGCAGATAGTTCTATCAATTTTGCTGTTAGACCCTGGTGTAATACCGAACATTATTGGGAGGTGTATTTTGAAGTAACAGAGCAAACTAAAGAGGCACTAGATGCTGCAGGAATAGAAATACCATTTCCACATCAAGTCGAAATTCAAAAACAAGGCTAA
- a CDS encoding efflux RND transporter periplasmic adaptor subunit, which yields MKRTTTVIILIVIVASFTTALIYLWQKNQEDPITYTTQMASNQTIVVKTMATGSIVPKEEILIKPNISGVVEEVFIEAGEFVKQGDLIAKIRVIPNVSNLTSAKNNIASNRTSLETAEINFKTQKAIYDRQKELFDKGVIAANEFDQVNNTYLQAKQQVEQSRINVTQARQNYDIIKTGTTSGLGNVAQTQVRATVSGMILDVPVKAGNQVIEANNFNEGTSIASLADVKKMIFEGKIDESEVGKIKEGLPLEITVGAIENQKFDAILDYIAPKGIAENGAIQFEIKGSLKTIESTFIRAGLSANASIILEKAENVMAIKEALVQYDKVTKKPFVEIEVGDQQFERKDIELGISDGIFVEVKKGITKDDKIKVWNQIQGIPKYAR from the coding sequence ATGAAACGTACAACAACAGTTATTATACTAATAGTCATAGTGGCTTCTTTCACAACAGCATTAATTTATCTGTGGCAGAAAAACCAAGAAGACCCAATAACTTATACCACACAGATGGCTTCAAATCAAACAATAGTGGTAAAAACAATGGCTACTGGAAGTATTGTGCCTAAAGAAGAGATCTTAATAAAACCGAATATTTCTGGTGTAGTAGAAGAGGTTTTTATTGAAGCTGGTGAATTTGTGAAACAAGGCGACTTAATTGCTAAAATTAGAGTCATTCCTAATGTGTCAAATTTAACCAGTGCAAAAAATAATATTGCCTCAAATAGAACCTCTTTAGAAACGGCTGAAATCAATTTTAAAACCCAAAAAGCAATTTATGATCGTCAAAAAGAGTTGTTTGATAAAGGGGTAATTGCAGCCAATGAATTTGACCAAGTGAATAATACCTATTTACAGGCAAAGCAACAAGTAGAGCAATCGCGAATCAATGTTACACAGGCCCGTCAAAACTATGATATAATAAAAACAGGAACAACTTCTGGATTAGGGAATGTTGCACAAACTCAAGTGAGAGCAACGGTATCTGGTATGATTTTAGATGTGCCAGTTAAAGCAGGAAATCAGGTCATAGAGGCTAACAACTTTAACGAAGGAACCTCAATTGCGTCGCTGGCAGATGTGAAGAAAATGATTTTTGAAGGTAAGATTGACGAAAGTGAAGTTGGTAAAATCAAAGAAGGACTGCCTTTAGAAATTACAGTTGGAGCCATTGAAAATCAAAAGTTTGATGCGATATTAGATTATATCGCTCCAAAAGGTATTGCCGAAAATGGAGCAATACAATTTGAGATTAAAGGTTCGCTCAAAACAATTGAGTCCACATTTATTAGAGCAGGATTAAGTGCAAATGCATCTATTATTCTTGAAAAAGCTGAAAACGTTATGGCTATTAAAGAAGCATTAGTACAATACGATAAAGTGACTAAAAAACCATTTGTCGAGATTGAAGTTGGTGATCAACAATTTGAGAGAAAAGATATAGAGCTCGGCATTAGTGATGGGATTTTTGTGGAGGTCAAAAAAGGCATCACAAAAGACGATAAAATTAAGGTTTGGAATCAAATACAAGGCATTCCAAAATATGCTCGATAA
- a CDS encoding ABC transporter permease, giving the protein MFNIERWQEIFETLKKNKLRTILTGVSVASGIFILVVLLGFSSGIQNGVTEQFSSDATNRISIRTRSTTKGYKGLNPNRRIQLKNEDFYTISNTYNDYLEYKSAGYSIWGGLVNYKNESGNYSIRGVYPDFQFIENAQMTEGRFVNQADLDESRKVIVVGNKAKIELFKGKSPIGELISIFGINFKVIGVYTDPGGEREEGNVYIPISSAQIAFNGGDRIRDMTFTVAMSDDLDDALQLSNALVAGIEGDIKQKYIIAPDDRAAVRVDNTLEEAKKIYSLIDVIKAVFWFVGIGTIIAGVVGVGNIMIIIVKERTKEIGIRKALGAEPFSIIGMILQEAIFVTMFSGLFGLIIGLGLLEIVGPTIENDYIKYPQVDFNTALITVFILVGAGAVAGFIPAYRAAKIKPIVALRDE; this is encoded by the coding sequence ATGTTTAATATAGAGCGCTGGCAAGAAATATTTGAAACCTTAAAGAAAAATAAGTTAAGAACTATCTTGACGGGAGTTTCTGTGGCCTCTGGTATTTTTATATTAGTCGTTCTCCTCGGGTTTAGTTCGGGGATTCAAAATGGAGTGACAGAACAATTTTCGAGTGATGCTACCAATAGAATTAGTATTAGAACACGAAGCACTACTAAAGGTTATAAGGGTTTAAACCCAAATAGACGCATACAGCTTAAAAATGAAGATTTTTATACCATCTCGAACACTTATAATGACTATCTCGAATACAAATCGGCAGGTTATTCCATATGGGGCGGACTGGTAAACTACAAAAATGAATCAGGTAATTACAGCATTAGAGGTGTTTATCCGGATTTTCAATTTATAGAAAATGCCCAAATGACCGAAGGTCGTTTTGTTAATCAGGCAGATCTTGATGAATCAAGAAAAGTCATTGTTGTAGGTAATAAAGCGAAAATAGAATTATTCAAAGGTAAGAGTCCGATAGGTGAACTCATTTCTATATTTGGCATTAATTTCAAAGTTATTGGAGTATATACAGATCCCGGTGGTGAACGTGAAGAAGGGAATGTTTACATCCCTATTTCTTCTGCTCAAATTGCATTTAATGGCGGTGACCGCATTAGAGATATGACGTTTACTGTAGCCATGTCTGATGATTTAGATGATGCTTTGCAATTGTCGAACGCTTTAGTGGCAGGAATAGAAGGAGATATCAAACAAAAATATATTATTGCACCCGACGATAGGGCTGCAGTTCGAGTAGATAATACCTTGGAAGAAGCTAAGAAAATTTATTCTTTAATCGATGTTATAAAAGCTGTATTCTGGTTTGTTGGAATAGGTACAATAATAGCAGGAGTAGTAGGTGTGGGTAATATTATGATCATTATTGTCAAAGAACGTACTAAAGAGATAGGAATTAGAAAGGCCTTAGGTGCTGAACCATTTTCAATAATTGGAATGATTCTTCAAGAAGCCATATTTGTAACCATGTTCTCAGGTCTTTTTGGTTTAATAATAGGTTTAGGCTTGTTAGAAATCGTTGGGCCAACCATTGAAAATGATTATATCAAATACCCACAAGTAGATTTTAATACGGCATTAATAACGGTTTTCATATTAGTTGGAGCAGGCGCAGTCGCAGGTTTTATTCCTGCCTATCGCGCTGCTAAAATTAAACCTATAGTAGCACTTAGAGACGAATAA